The window GGCTTCGAGGTCCAGTGACGTCTCGGCACCGATGTCACCCGACGTCGTCAGCCCCATGTGTGAGACGACGACGTCTGCACCCGCTTCGGCCATGTCGCGGGCCTGTTGTTCTGTGAAGACGTACGGGCAGGTGAGCATGTCCTGTTCGGCCGCCTCGCGAATCATCTCGACTTCCTTGTCGTAGCCCATCCCCGTCTCTTCGAGGTTCTGCCGGAAGCCGCTGTCTTCGTCGATGAGTCCGACAGTGGGGAAGTTCTGGACACCCGAGAACCCCTGTCGTTTGAGGTCCGCGATGAACACGTCCATCTGGCGGAACGGGTCGGTCCCGTTGACGCCCGCGAGAACGGGTGTGTCTTCGACGACTGGGAGCACTTCGTGACCCATCTCCTGTACGATTTCGTTCGCATCACCGTACGGAAGCAACCCGGCAAGTGACCCACGGCCACCCATCCGATACCGGCCGGAGTTGTAGATGATGAGCAAGTCGACGCCGCCGCGTTCGGCGAACTTCGCCGAGATTCCCGTCCCTGCACCCGCGCCGACGACTGGTTCGCCCTCCGAAACCGTCTCACGAAGTCGTGAGAGTGACTCCTCGCGTGTGAATTGCATGTGTAGGACCACAAACAACAAGATTAATTATTAAATTTTGGGTCTAGATATCGAAATCGGCGTCGAGGGGGCGTGAGATAACCGAATATCGCGTGTCCGAAATTACTATCATTCTGCTATCCGATTTGCATGTGAGAGGATGGCTACCAAGAACTACGTCGAACCAGACATGGTCGACACACAGCAGTTCGATTGGGGGACGCTCAAGTGGATGTGCACGCCGGACGTGACTGGTGCGGACCGGCTCAGTGCCGGTGTCGTGCAACTCGAACCCGGGAAGGGTCACGAGTTACACACTCACCCCGACAGCGAGGAGATACTGTACGTCGTTCACGGCCGTGGAGAACAGGAAGTCGAGGGCGACACCCGGGAGATTACACCCGGTGAGATGGTGTACATCCCGGCCGGCGTCGAACACGGGACGGTGAATACGGGATGGGAGACGCTGACACTACTGGCAGTGTACGCCCCGCCCGGGCCGGAAGACGTCCTCGCGGAGCTCCCCGAGTGTACGATTATCCCTGCCGGAGAGATACCAGAACGGGACTGAATCTCGCCAAGAGCGTATCACGCGCCGCGGAGTATCACGTCTTGCGTCGTGACGGGTCGAACTCGTCGATGTCGTACCCAGCGTACCGAAGGAGTTCCGCGGCGCGAGTGGCGTCAGCGAGGAACACCGGTCTGTCGTCGGGAAGCGCGTCCGGGTCCACTGCGTCGCGCGGGAGTGCAAGTGTCCCTGCGGGCACGCCGTCGTCGCCAACGACGGGGAAGTGCGCGCTGTCGAGTTTCATCACGAGTGGGTAGTCGATTCGCTCGATACCCTCTCCGCTCGCGTAGACGTGCTCGTTCAGTCGCTCGTGCTCGGTGCGTTGGATGGCCGCCTCGGTACCGTCGTACGGTTCGACGTACAACCGGCCGAGGTAGTACCCGCTGGAGAATCGTTCGAACATCGCTACACGTTATCATAACTCACGGTTGACGATAAGCGTTGTCGGGACTCTTTATATCGGACCGCAATTCGACCGCTCAAAATGACGGGCGACGGGGCGGTAGCGGGGTCACAACGGGTCGTTCGTCGGTTCGACTCAGTCGTCGCCGCGCGTCGCCGCCGTCATCGACCAGACTGCGGCGGCACCGAGAAGCACTGCCGGAATCATCGGCAGCGCCAGCATCGCGGCGATGTACGGGAGGCCCGCCATCGCCGGCAGCGACGGAACGAGGTACACCGCTCCGGGGACGACGAGGAAACAGAGCGCGACGACACCGACGAGGGCCCAGCCTCGAGTACCGAACCCTTTCGGTTCGGGTTCGTCTGCCCCGATGTCTGATTCGCCCGGTCGGTGAACGTACGTATCCTCCCGAGACGTGGTGTCAGAGCTCACTATCTGGGATAACGACCACCTTGCCAAAGCCCTGTCGCTCCTCGATGAGTTCGTGTGCGCGTTCGATTTCGCTCATCGGGAGCGTCTCGCGGATTCGGGGCTCGAACGTCCCGTCCCAGACGAGTTCGAGGACTTCGTCTGCCTCACCGGGCGTCGCCATCGTCGACCCGATGACCGACAGTTGGTTCCAGAAGATGAAGTTGAGGCCAGCGCCCGGGTCTGGTCCCGTCGTCGCGCCACAGGTGACGACGCGCCCGCCCTTCGTGAGACTCCGGAGCGACTGTTTGTACGTCGCCTCGCCGATGTGGTCGACGACCATGTCGACGCCACGGCCGTCGGTCATCTCGTAAATCTTCTTCGAGAAGTCCTCTTCCTCGTAGTTGATGACGTGGTCGGCACCGCAGTCTTTTGCGTACTCGAGTTTCTCGTCGGTAGAGGCAGTGGCGTACACTTCTGCACCGGCGTAGTCGGCGATTTGGACGGCCGCGTGACCGACGCCACCGGACGCACCGAGCACGAGCACCTTCTCACCGGGGCGAAGTTCGCCGCGGTCGATGAGCATGCGCCACGCCGTCTGGAAGACGAGCGACGCAGACCCGGCGACTTCCCACGGGACGTCCTCGGGAACGGGGACGAGGTTCTCCTCGGGGATGGCCGCGAATTCGGCGTGGACACCGCGCTGGTGCTCACCGATGATGCGGAAGTCGGGTGCGAGCGTCGGGTCACCCTTGCGAGAGAACTCGTCGTCACCGTCTGCGACACCAGCGATGAGTGCGACGTGGTCGCCCGCTTCGAATCGAGTGACACGCTCGCCGACGTCGGTGACGACACCGGCCATGTCACTGCCGGGGATGTGCGGCATCTCTAGCTCGACGCCGGGAAGTCCTCGCCGCGTCCAGATGTCGAGGTGGTTGAGCGATGCTGCCTTCACGTCCACGAGTACCTCTTCGGGGCCGACTTCCGGGTCGGGGAAGTCACCGTATT is drawn from Haloferax litoreum and contains these coding sequences:
- a CDS encoding phosphoenolpyruvate hydrolase family protein, translating into MQFTREESLSRLRETVSEGEPVVGAGAGTGISAKFAERGGVDLLIIYNSGRYRMGGRGSLAGLLPYGDANEIVQEMGHEVLPVVEDTPVLAGVNGTDPFRQMDVFIADLKRQGFSGVQNFPTVGLIDEDSGFRQNLEETGMGYDKEVEMIREAAEQDMLTCPYVFTEQQARDMAEAGADVVVSHMGLTTSGDIGAETSLDLEAAAKRVQSHCDAAKDVDEDVLVICHGGPIAWPDDAEYILNNTTDVVGFFGASSIERLPTEKAIQDQAREFKEIDF
- a CDS encoding cupin domain-containing protein, with protein sequence MATKNYVEPDMVDTQQFDWGTLKWMCTPDVTGADRLSAGVVQLEPGKGHELHTHPDSEEILYVVHGRGEQEVEGDTREITPGEMVYIPAGVEHGTVNTGWETLTLLAVYAPPGPEDVLAELPECTIIPAGEIPERD
- a CDS encoding DUF5802 family protein, yielding MFERFSSGYYLGRLYVEPYDGTEAAIQRTEHERLNEHVYASGEGIERIDYPLVMKLDSAHFPVVGDDGVPAGTLALPRDAVDPDALPDDRPVFLADATRAAELLRYAGYDIDEFDPSRRKT
- a CDS encoding zinc-binding dehydrogenase, producing the protein MKAVQFSEHGDRDVLEYGDFPDPEVGPEEVLVDVKAASLNHLDIWTRRGLPGVELEMPHIPGSDMAGVVTDVGERVTRFEAGDHVALIAGVADGDDEFSRKGDPTLAPDFRIIGEHQRGVHAEFAAIPEENLVPVPEDVPWEVAGSASLVFQTAWRMLIDRGELRPGEKVLVLGASGGVGHAAVQIADYAGAEVYATASTDEKLEYAKDCGADHVINYEEEDFSKKIYEMTDGRGVDMVVDHIGEATYKQSLRSLTKGGRVVTCGATTGPDPGAGLNFIFWNQLSVIGSTMATPGEADEVLELVWDGTFEPRIRETLPMSEIERAHELIEERQGFGKVVVIPDSEL